Proteins encoded in a region of the Streptomyces sp. NBC_00258 genome:
- a CDS encoding sensor histidine kinase, whose product MPPFDRIRFRLPRGARADAVLAGGVFVVVALGAEGQQLSRGGDSVPSLITSWLLIAAVCGALLFRRRYPVAAGWFTVLGTGAYYLLSDVDGPLIIVPIVALYALAAQGRMRAAVGMAATIVIGLAAGTLAVGNDVTGTAVFMLTGWLVAVVALGSVRHGRLAYAEEEARLRATEERLRIARELHDVIGHNISMINVQAGAALYRLKKDPAQAEEALGAIKASSRETLRELRATLGVLRRVDEQAPTAPAPGLARADELVASAKLAGLPVRIEQTGAERALPAPVDLAAYRIVQESLTNAARHSGAGQVTIRLAYGERELTLDIEDDGRGSAARPAGSGGGSGITGMTERARALGGELTAGPRPEGGFAVRARLPYGTTGKPMERSDR is encoded by the coding sequence GTGCCCCCATTCGACCGGATCCGTTTCCGGCTGCCCCGCGGTGCCCGCGCCGACGCCGTGCTGGCCGGCGGGGTGTTCGTGGTGGTGGCGCTCGGTGCCGAGGGGCAGCAGCTGAGCCGTGGCGGGGACTCGGTACCCTCGCTGATCACGTCCTGGCTGTTGATTGCGGCGGTGTGCGGGGCACTGCTGTTCCGGCGCCGGTATCCGGTGGCGGCGGGCTGGTTCACGGTGCTGGGCACCGGCGCCTACTACCTGCTGAGCGACGTCGACGGCCCGCTGATCATCGTTCCGATCGTGGCGTTGTACGCCCTCGCGGCCCAGGGCCGCATGCGCGCGGCCGTCGGCATGGCCGCGACCATCGTGATCGGTTTGGCCGCGGGCACTCTCGCGGTCGGCAACGACGTCACCGGCACAGCGGTGTTCATGCTCACCGGTTGGCTGGTCGCCGTAGTGGCCCTCGGCAGCGTGCGGCACGGCAGGCTGGCCTACGCCGAGGAGGAGGCACGGCTGCGGGCCACCGAGGAGCGGCTGCGCATCGCCCGCGAGCTGCACGATGTGATCGGACACAACATTTCGATGATCAACGTGCAGGCGGGTGCGGCGCTGTACAGGCTGAAGAAGGATCCTGCCCAGGCCGAGGAGGCGCTCGGCGCGATCAAGGCGAGCAGCCGGGAGACCCTGCGGGAGCTCCGGGCCACCCTCGGCGTGCTCCGCCGCGTCGACGAGCAGGCGCCCACGGCACCCGCGCCGGGGCTGGCCCGGGCAGATGAGCTGGTGGCCTCCGCGAAGCTGGCGGGGCTCCCGGTGCGGATCGAGCAGACCGGGGCCGAACGCGCACTGCCCGCCCCGGTCGACCTGGCCGCGTACCGGATCGTGCAGGAGTCGCTGACCAACGCCGCCAGGCACAGTGGCGCCGGACAGGTCACGATCCGACTCGCTTACGGGGAAAGGGAGTTGACCCTGGACATCGAGGACGACGGCCGGGGCTCGGCGGCCCGCCCGGCGGGGTCCGGTGGCGGCAGCGGGATCACCGGCATGACGGAGCGGGCGCGGGCCCTGGGCGGCGAACTGACGGCGGGCCCGCGGCCGGAGGGCGGATTCGCGGTGCGGGCCCGGCTACCGTACGGGACCACAGGAAAGCCGATGGAGCGGAGTGACCGATGA
- a CDS encoding RNA polymerase sigma-70 factor: protein MMSEHSERTEDTAGQLADGGRMDPATEAFVAHRNLLFTVAYEMLGSAADAEDVLQETWLRWAGVDLGTVREQRAYLVRITTRQALSRLRTLGRRKESYVGSWLPEPLLTAPDVAEDVELADSVSMAMLLVLETLQPTERAVFVLREVFDLGYDEIAEAVDKNPAAVRQIAHRARAHVAARRPRGVVSPTETRDVLDAFRRAVDTGDLQSLLDILAPDVVLLGDGGGVKQAVPRPILGADKVARLLIAGLGRIADAVSLRPVQVNGHPALIVRLHGELDTVVAVRIDDGLITGLYAVRNPEKLSHMERETALRR, encoded by the coding sequence GTGATGAGCGAGCACAGCGAGCGCACGGAGGACACGGCGGGGCAGCTCGCCGACGGCGGACGCATGGACCCCGCCACCGAGGCGTTCGTCGCCCATCGCAACCTGCTGTTCACCGTCGCCTACGAAATGCTCGGATCGGCCGCCGACGCCGAGGACGTCCTGCAGGAGACCTGGCTGCGGTGGGCGGGCGTCGACCTCGGCACCGTTCGGGAGCAGCGCGCGTACCTGGTCCGGATCACCACGCGCCAGGCGCTGAGCCGACTGCGCACGCTCGGCCGCCGCAAGGAGTCCTACGTCGGCTCCTGGCTGCCCGAGCCGCTGCTCACCGCGCCCGACGTGGCCGAGGACGTCGAGCTGGCCGACAGCGTCTCGATGGCGATGCTGCTCGTGCTGGAGACACTGCAGCCGACCGAGCGGGCGGTGTTCGTGCTGCGCGAGGTGTTCGACCTCGGGTACGACGAGATCGCCGAGGCCGTCGACAAGAACCCGGCCGCGGTCCGTCAGATCGCGCACCGGGCACGGGCGCACGTCGCGGCGCGCCGGCCGCGCGGGGTCGTTTCCCCGACCGAGACCAGAGACGTGCTCGACGCGTTCCGGCGGGCGGTCGACACGGGCGATCTGCAGAGCCTGCTCGACATCCTCGCGCCGGACGTCGTCCTCCTGGGCGACGGTGGCGGAGTCAAGCAGGCCGTACCGCGTCCCATCCTGGGGGCCGACAAGGTGGCCCGCCTGCTGATCGCGGGACTCGGCAGGATCGCCGACGCGGTGTCGCTGCGGCCTGTGCAGGTCAACGGCCACCCGGCGCTGATCGTGCGGCTCCACGGCGAGCTCGACACCGTCGTGGCGGTGCGCATCGACGACGGCCTCATCACCGGCCTCTACGCCGTGCGCAATCCCGAGAAGCTGTCCCACATGGAGCGGGAGACCGCCCTGCGTCGCTGA
- a CDS encoding carboxymuconolactone decarboxylase family protein yields the protein MDARFNLFDNEIAGRFAKRFAGAGLVIQQSPLPKSTQELVSLRASQINGCGWCIDMHTKEAAAAGETAVRLSLVAAWRESTVFTEAERAALALTEEGTRLADAHEGVSDETWAQARKHYDDDQIAALVCLVALINAANRLAVIVHQRGGSYEPGMFAAAFD from the coding sequence ATGGACGCCCGATTCAACCTGTTCGACAACGAGATCGCCGGCAGGTTCGCCAAGCGGTTCGCAGGTGCCGGCCTGGTGATCCAGCAGTCGCCGCTGCCGAAGTCCACGCAGGAGCTGGTGTCGCTGCGCGCCAGCCAGATCAACGGCTGCGGCTGGTGCATCGACATGCACACCAAGGAGGCCGCGGCCGCCGGTGAAACCGCGGTGCGGCTCAGTCTGGTGGCCGCCTGGCGCGAGTCCACCGTGTTCACCGAGGCCGAACGGGCCGCGCTGGCGCTCACCGAAGAGGGCACCCGGCTCGCCGACGCCCACGAAGGCGTGTCCGACGAGACCTGGGCCCAGGCACGCAAGCACTACGACGACGACCAGATCGCCGCGCTGGTCTGCCTGGTCGCCCTGATCAACGCGGCCAACCGGCTCGCCGTGATCGTGCACCAGCGGGGAGGCTCCTACGAGCCCGGCATGTTCGCCGCCGCGTTCGACTGA
- a CDS encoding TetR/AcrR family transcriptional regulator: MVRYAKEHKQVTRQRIIEKAGHRFKEDGIDGSGISTLMSDAGLTNGAFYAHFASKDDLVAHVVTEELRAQVARYGTLRPGRPGLEDFVREYLSPEHRDHPGLGCPSAALLDEIGRCGDETKQAYTDGAQDIVEEIAARLTPEDPRSSRGKAIGLFTMVVGTLQLSRALSDRKFSDEVLEQGIENALALMR; this comes from the coding sequence GTGGTGCGCTACGCCAAGGAGCACAAGCAGGTGACACGGCAACGCATCATCGAGAAGGCCGGCCATCGCTTCAAGGAGGACGGCATCGACGGTTCGGGCATCTCCACCCTGATGTCGGACGCCGGGCTCACCAACGGAGCCTTCTACGCCCACTTCGCGTCCAAGGACGACCTCGTCGCCCATGTCGTGACCGAGGAACTGCGCGCACAGGTCGCGAGGTACGGCACTCTGCGGCCCGGACGCCCGGGACTTGAGGACTTCGTTCGCGAATACCTGTCGCCCGAGCACCGGGACCATCCCGGCCTCGGATGCCCCTCCGCCGCCCTGCTCGACGAGATCGGCCGCTGCGGGGACGAGACCAAGCAGGCCTACACCGACGGCGCGCAGGACATCGTGGAAGAGATCGCCGCCCGCCTGACACCCGAGGATCCACGGTCGTCTCGCGGCAAGGCCATCGGGCTCTTCACCATGGTGGTGGGGACGTTGCAGCTGTCCCGCGCCCTGTCCGACCGGAAGTTCTCCGACGAGGTACTGGAGCAGGGAATCGAGAACGCTCTCGCGCTCATGCGCTGA
- a CDS encoding response regulator transcription factor, producing the protein MIRVLLADDQRLVRAGFRSILEDHDDIEVVGEAADGEAAVAACRELRPDVVLMDIRMPGTDGLEAAREIAGDEQLASVKVVILTTFDLDDYVYGALRAGTTGFLVKDTEPEELLQAVRVAARGDALISPSVTRRLIAEFAGRVKGPRPDPRLDALTEREREVMRLVAAGLTNDEIAARLVLSPSTAKTHVSRIMSKLGARDRSQVVVLAYESGMVSPGWMAQ; encoded by the coding sequence ATGATCAGGGTCCTGCTGGCGGACGACCAGCGGCTCGTCCGGGCCGGTTTCCGGTCGATCCTGGAGGACCACGACGACATCGAGGTGGTGGGCGAGGCAGCGGACGGCGAGGCCGCGGTCGCCGCCTGCCGCGAGCTCCGGCCTGACGTGGTCCTGATGGACATCAGAATGCCGGGGACGGACGGTCTGGAAGCCGCCCGGGAGATCGCCGGGGACGAGCAGTTGGCGTCGGTCAAGGTGGTCATCCTGACGACCTTCGATCTGGACGACTACGTGTACGGGGCGCTGCGCGCCGGCACGACGGGCTTTCTGGTGAAGGACACGGAGCCGGAGGAACTGCTGCAGGCGGTACGGGTCGCCGCCCGGGGTGATGCCCTGATCAGCCCCTCGGTCACGCGGCGGCTCATCGCCGAGTTCGCGGGCCGGGTGAAGGGCCCTCGGCCGGATCCCCGGCTCGACGCTCTCACCGAGCGGGAACGCGAGGTCATGCGGCTGGTGGCCGCAGGGCTCACGAACGACGAGATCGCTGCGCGGCTGGTGCTGTCACCGTCCACGGCCAAGACGCATGTCAGCCGGATCATGTCGAAGCTGGGGGCGCGGGACAGATCTCAGGTCGTGGTGCTGGCGTACGAGTCCGGAATGGTCAGTCCCGGCTGGATGGCGCAATAG